In Meleagris gallopavo isolate NT-WF06-2002-E0010 breed Aviagen turkey brand Nicholas breeding stock chromosome 5, Turkey_5.1, whole genome shotgun sequence, a single window of DNA contains:
- the LOC100541862 gene encoding RNA polymerase-associated protein RTF1 homolog, with the protein MKKQMNKAASSGSSDKDSSAESSAPEEGEVSDSESNSSSSSSDSDSSSEDEEFHDGYGEDLMGDEEDRARLEQMTEKEREQELFNRIEKREVLKRRFEIKKKLKTAKKKEKKEKKKKQEEEQEKKKLTQIQESQVTSHNKERRSKRDEKLDKKSQAMEELKAEREKRKNRTAELLAKKQPLKTSEVYSDDEEEEEDDKSSEKSDRSSRSSSSDEEEEKEEIPPKSQPVSLPEELNRVRLSRHKLERWCHMPFFAKTVTGCFVRIGIGNHNSKPVYRVAEITGVVETAKVYQLGGTRTNKGLQLRHGSDQRVFRLEFVSNQEFTESEFMKWKEAMFSAGMQLPTLDEINKKEVSIKEALNYKFNDQDIEEIVKEKERFRKAPPNYAMKKTQLLKEKAMAEDLGDQDKAKQIQDQLNELEERAEALDRQRTKNISAIR; encoded by the exons ATGAAGAAACAGATGAACAAAGCTGCCTCTTCAGGCAGCTCAGATAAAGACAGCTCAGCTGAGAGCTCAGCACCTGAAGAGG GAGAAGTGTCTGACTCGGAAAGCAACAGCTCCTCATCTAGCTCAGATTCAGATTCTTCATCTGAAGATGAGGAATTCCATGATGGCTATGGAGAAGATCTTATGGGAGATGAAGAAGACCGGGCTCGACTGGaacaaatgacagaaaaggagagagaacaggAGCTGTTTAATCGGATAGAGAAGAGAGAAGTGCTAAAGAGAAG AtttgaaatcaagaaaaaactgaaaacagcaaaaaagaaagaaaagaaagagaaaaagaaaaagcaagaggaagagcaggaaaagaaaaaactcacaCAGATCCAAGAATCCCAG GTCACGTCACATAACAAAGAGCGACGATCAAAGCGGGATGAGAAATTAGACAAGAAATCTCAGGCAATGGAGGaactaaaagcagaaagagagaaaaggaagaacagaacag cTGAATTGCTTGCAAAAAAACAGCCGTTAAAGACTAGTGAAGTATACTCTGatgatgaagaggaggaagaggatgatAAGTCTAGTGAGAAAAGTGATCGCTCATCCAGATCGTCATCCTCAGATGAAGAGGAAGA GAAAGAGGAAATTCCTCCTAAATCTCAGCCAGTGTCTTTGCCCGAAGAACTGAACCGAGTACGGTTATCGCGGCACAAGCTGGAACGCTGGTGTCATATGCCTTTCTTTGCCAAGACAGTCACTGGTTGCTTTGTCCGTATTGGCATTGGGAATCATAATAGCAAACCTGTTTATCGG GTTGCTGAAATAACTGGTGTGGTAGAGACTGCAAAGGTTTACCAACTCGGCGGTACCCGGACAAACAAAGGACTGCAGTTGCG gCATGGCAGCGATCAGCGTGTGTTTCGTTTGGAGTTTGTCTCAAATCAGGAATTTACTGAAAGTGAGTTTATGAAGTGGAAGGAAGCG ATGTTTTCTGCTGGGATGCAGTTACCCACATTAGATGAGATAAACAAGAAGGAAGTGTCCATCAAAGAAGCTCTCAACTACAAGTTTAACGATCAGGATATTGAGGAG AttgtgaaagagaaggaaaggttCAGAAAAGCCCCTCCAAATTATGCTATGAAGAAAACTCAGCTGTTAAAGGAGAAG